A region of Porites lutea chromosome 13, jaPorLute2.1, whole genome shotgun sequence DNA encodes the following proteins:
- the LOC140923586 gene encoding adenosine receptor A2a-like, with protein sequence MKEAADFFPRLIINLAVNSVSCYTTIMLNIVLIFALRRSSSLPKTLKALILSVAVSDLGIGLVVQPLYIARMIMQIQQTDDHETSKDIYRAVHPIGRTLGYASFFGVTAISVDRFLAIHLHLKHQELLTYQEFLTYKRVVAAVILSWLLSAFLALTGVLSGGYVCNLAAVAVGLVCLLTMGLIYFKIYIAVRRHTVQVHAQPAQAVAPNEENRSNFERVRKTAVGTFYAYLLFLACHLPIAIVILETRRNEVGEHMLIYTHTLLYLSSSLFPLVYCWKFRHIRCAIKNILRDIFASQNQIQEG encoded by the coding sequence ATGAAAGAGGCAGCAGATTTCTTTCCCCGCCTCATCATAAACCTCGCAGTCAATTCCGTCTCATGTTACACAACAATCATGTTGAACATTGTCTTAATATTCGCGCTGCGAAGGTCTTCATCACTGCCAAAGACTCTAAAAGCATTGATCCTTAGCGTGGCTGTTTCTGATCTTGGTATTGGATTAGTTGTCCAGCCTTTGTACATCGCTCGCATGATTATGCAAATACAACAAACTGACGACCACGAAACTTCTAAAGATATATATAGAGCTGTGCACCCCATAGGACGCACCCTTGGTTATGCTTCATTCTTCGGTGTCACAGCTATCAGCGTTGACAGATTCCTTGCTATCCACCTTCACCTCAAACACCAGGAACTTCTCACCTACCAAGAATTTTTGACGTACAAGCGTGTTGTAGCTGCAGTGATCTTAAGCTGGCTTCTCAGTGCTTTCCTGGCTCTAACCGGTGTTTTGAGCGGTGGATATGTTTGTAACCTTGCAGCGGTGGCTGTGGGATTGGTTTGTCTTCTTACTATGGGTCTAATCTATTTCAAGATTTACATAGCCGTACGTCGCCACACCGTTCAAGTTCATGCACAGCCAGCCCAAGCAGTGGCACCGAACGAAGAAAACCGATCAAATTTTGAAAGAGTGAGAAAAACAGCAGTTGGTACATTTTACGCCTATCTGTTGTTTTTGGCCTGCCATTTGCCAATCGCTATTGTGATCTTGGAGACACGGAGAAATGAGGTGGGGGAACATATGTTAATTTACACTCACACGCTGCTATATTTGAGTTCATCCCTCTTTCCTCTGGTCTACTGCTGGAAGTTTAGACACATCCGATGCGCTATCAAGAACATTCTGCGAGACATTTTTGCAAGCCAGAATCAGATTCAGGAAGGGTAG
- the LOC140923587 gene encoding adenosine receptor A2a-like: MKEVADFSPRLIINVVVNSFSCYTTIMLNIVLIFALRRSSSLPKTLKALILSVAVSDLGIGLVVQPLYIARMIMQIQQTDDQETSKDIDRALHLIGRTLGYASFFGVTAISVDRFLAIHLHLKHQELLTYQEFVTYKRVVAAVILSWILSAFLALTGVLSGGYVCNLAAVTVGLVCLLTMSLIYFKMYIAVRRHTVQVHAQPAQAVAPNEENRSNFERVRKTAVGTFYAYLLFLACHLPIAIVILETRRNEVGEHMVIYTHTLLYLSSSLFPLVYCWKFRHIRCAIKNILRNIFASQNQIQEG, from the coding sequence ATGAAAGAGGTAGCAGATTTCTCTCCCCGCCTCATCATAAACGTCGTAGTCAATTCCTTCTCATGTTACACAACAATCATGTTGAACATTGTCTTAATATTCGCCCTTCGAAGGTCTTCATCACTGCCAAAGACTCTAAAAGCATTGATTCTTAGCGTGGCTGTTTCTGATCTTGGTATTGGATTAGTTGTCCAGCCTTTGTACATCGCTCGCATGATTATGCAAATACAACAAACTGACGACCAGGAAACTTCTAAAGATATAGATAGAGCTCTCCACCTCATAGGACGCACCCTTGGTTATGCTTCATTCTTCGGTGTCACTGCTATCAGCGTTGACAGATTCCTTGCTATCCACCTTCACCTCAAACACCAGGAACTTCTCACCTACCAAGAATTTGTGACTTACAAGCGTGTTGTAGCTGCAGTGATCTTAAGCTGGATTCTCAGTGCTTTCCTGGCTCTAACCGGTGTTTTGAGCGGTGGATATGTTTGCAACCTTGCAGCGGTGACTGTGGGATTGGTTTGTCTCCTTACCATGAGTCTAATCTATTTCAAGATGTACATAGCCGTACGTCGCCACACCGTTCAAGTTCATGCACAGCCAGCCCAAGCAGTGGCGCCGAACGAAGAAAACCGATCAAATTTTGAAAGAGTGAGAAAAACAGCAGTTGGTACCTTTTACGCCTATCTGTTGTTTTTGGCCTGCCATTTGCCAATCGCTATTGTGATCTTGGAGACACGGAGAAATGAGGTGGGGGAACATATGGTAATTTACACTCACACGCTGCTATATTTGAGTTCATCCCTCTTTCCTCTGGTCTACTGCTGGAAGTTTAGACACATCCGATGCGCTATCAAGAACATTCTGCGCAACATATTCGCAAGTCAGAATCAGATTCAAGAAGGTTAA
- the LOC140923588 gene encoding adenosine receptor A3-like, with protein sequence MKEAGDISPRLIINVVVNSFSCYTTIMLNIVLIFALRRTSSLPKTLKELILSLAVSDLGIGFVVQPLYIAHMIMQIPQTDDKENFNDIDRALRLIGRTLGYVSFFGVTAISVDRFLAIHLHLKHQELLTYQDIVIYKRVVAAVILTWFLSAFLALTGVLSHENVFNLAGVTVVLVCLLAMGLIYFKISIVVRRHTVQVHAQPVEAVAPNVESHSNFERLRKTAVGTFYVYLLFLVCHLPIAIVILTGRQMDKMKHLLIYARTLLYLSSSLVPLVYCWKFRHIRCAIKNILRDIFASQNQIQQGETLRLSVAFGLPFANRYCDPGRTDE encoded by the coding sequence ATGAAAGAGGCAGGAGATATCTCTCCCCGCCTCATCATAAACGTCGTAGTCAATTCCTTCTCATGTTACACAACAATCATGTTGAACATTGTCTTAATATTCGCGCTGCGAAGGACTTCATCACTGCCAAAGACTCTGAAGGAATTGATCCTTAGCTTGGCTGTTTCTGATCTTGGTATTGGATTTGTTGTCCAGCCTTTGTACATCGCTCACATGATTATGCAAATACCACAAACTGACGACAAGGAAAATTTTAACGATATAGATAGAGCTCTGCGCCTCATAGGAAGGACCCTTGGTTATGTCTCATTCTTCGGTGTCACAGCTATCAGCGTTGACAGATTCCTTGCCATCCACCTTCACCTCAAACACCAGGAACTTCTCACCTACCAAGACATTGTGATTTACAAGCGTGTTGTAGCTGCAGTGATATTAACCTGGTTTCTCAGTGCTTTCCTGGCCCTAACCGGTGTTTTAAGCCACGAAAATGTTTTCAACCTTGCAGGGGTGACAGTGGTATTGGTTTGTCTCCTTGCTATGGGTCTAATCTATTTCAAGATTTCCATAGTCGTACGTCGCCACACCGTTCAAGTTCATGCACAGCCAGTCGAAGCAGTGGCACCGAACGTAGAAAGTCACTCAAATTTCGAAAGACTGAGAAAAACAGCAGTTGGTACATTTTATGTATATCTGTTGTTTTTGGTCTGTCATTTGCCAATCGCTATTGTCATCCTGACCGGACGACAGATGGATAAGATGAAACATTTGTTGATTTACGCTCGGACACTGTTATATTTGAGTTCATCCCTTGTTCCTCTGGTTTACTGCTGGAAGTTTAGACACATCCGATGCGCTATCAAGAACATTCTGCGCGACATATTCGCAAGTCAGAATCAGATTCAGCAAGGCGAAACTTTACGTCTATCTGTTGCTTTTGGCCTGCCATTTGCCAATCGTTATTGTGATCCTGGTCGGACAGATGAATAA